A part of Marinihelvus fidelis genomic DNA contains:
- a CDS encoding PQQ-dependent sugar dehydrogenase, which produces MNAKSLILFMLGAGLVQAATAEVRLDLLELPEGFNITVFAENVEGARQLARGDNGVLFSGSRREGKVHAIVDDDGDQVADRVVLIAEDLNMPSGLEFRDGALYVGAVNRILRYDDIENRLDNPPEPVVVTDALPDKSHHGWKYLRFAPDGRLFIPVGAPCNICEEDGFAEIRTLDLESGEMTTYAHGVRNSVGLAFHPDTGELWFTDNGRDMMGDDIPDCELNHAPQPGMHFGYPYCHAEGVIDPEFGEGHACADYVAPVMELGPHVAPLGLAFYTGDNFPADYTGDLIIAEHGSWNRSEKIGYRLKRVMFDDDGNVTGQEVFARGWLQGEESWGRPNDVLVMPDGALLVADDQADVIYRITYDG; this is translated from the coding sequence ATGAACGCAAAATCACTGATCCTATTCATGCTCGGCGCCGGCCTGGTCCAGGCCGCCACCGCCGAGGTCCGGCTCGACCTGCTCGAGTTGCCCGAAGGTTTCAACATCACTGTGTTTGCCGAGAACGTCGAGGGTGCGCGCCAGCTTGCCCGCGGCGACAACGGCGTACTGTTTTCCGGCTCGCGCCGCGAAGGCAAGGTGCATGCCATCGTCGATGACGACGGTGACCAGGTCGCCGACCGGGTGGTGCTGATTGCAGAAGACCTGAACATGCCGTCCGGGCTCGAATTCCGCGACGGCGCACTCTACGTGGGTGCCGTGAACCGGATCCTGCGTTACGACGATATCGAGAATCGCCTCGACAACCCGCCGGAACCGGTGGTCGTGACCGACGCGCTGCCGGACAAGTCACACCACGGCTGGAAGTACCTGCGCTTCGCGCCGGACGGCCGCCTGTTCATCCCGGTGGGGGCGCCGTGCAATATCTGCGAGGAAGACGGCTTTGCCGAGATTCGTACACTCGATCTCGAAAGCGGTGAGATGACCACTTACGCCCACGGTGTGCGCAACAGCGTCGGCCTGGCGTTTCACCCGGATACCGGCGAGCTGTGGTTCACCGATAACGGCCGCGACATGATGGGCGACGACATCCCGGACTGCGAACTGAACCATGCGCCGCAGCCGGGCATGCATTTCGGCTACCCGTACTGCCACGCCGAAGGTGTTATCGACCCCGAGTTCGGTGAAGGCCATGCCTGCGCGGACTACGTTGCACCGGTGATGGAGCTGGGCCCTCACGTGGCCCCGCTGGGCCTGGCGTTTTACACCGGCGACAACTTCCCGGCCGACTACACCGGCGACTTGATCATCGCCGAACACGGGTCGTGGAACCGCAGCGAGAAAATCGGTTACCGCCTGAAGCGCGTGATGTTCGACGACGACGGCAACGTCACCGGCCAGGAAGTGTTCGCCAGGGGCTGGCTGCAGGGCGAGGAAAGCTGGGGCCGCCCGAATGACGTGCTGGTCATGCCCGATGGCGCGCTGCTGGTCGCCGATGACCAGGCCGACGTGATCTACCGCATTACCTACGATGGCTGA
- the glnA gene encoding glutamate--ammonia ligase: MSTKDILKDIKDDDIEFVDLRFCDTNGKEQHVTLPASMVDEDLFEEGKMFDGSSIAGWKGINESDMVLMPDKDSVVLDPFSEHKTLIVRCDVLEPDTMEGYSRCPRSLALRAEAYLKSSGIADTAYFGPEPEFFVFDDVRFGDSIKGAHYEIDSQEAAWNTGTEYDGGNPGHRTRVKGGYFPVPPVDSLHDLRAEMCLVLEKLGVPVEVHHHEVGTAGQCEIGTKFNTLTRKADELLLMKYAIANVAHANGQTATFMPKPLVGDNGSGMHVHQSLTKDGKNLFSGDEYGGLSQTALHYIGGIFKHARAINAFSNASTNSYKRLVPGFEAPVMLAYSARNRSASVRIPWVSSPKARRIEVRFGDPVGSGYLTFAAMLMAGLDGIVNKIDPGPAMDKDLYDLEPEEAKDIPTVCHSLDQALEALDADREFLKAGGVFSDDLIDGYIALKMDEVTRFRMSTHPIEFDMYYSC, encoded by the coding sequence ATGAGCACGAAAGACATTCTTAAAGACATCAAGGACGACGACATCGAATTCGTCGACCTGCGATTCTGCGACACCAATGGCAAGGAGCAGCACGTGACGCTGCCGGCCAGCATGGTGGACGAGGACCTCTTCGAAGAAGGCAAGATGTTTGACGGCTCATCGATCGCGGGCTGGAAAGGCATCAACGAATCCGACATGGTGCTGATGCCGGACAAGGATTCCGTGGTCCTGGATCCGTTTTCGGAGCACAAGACGCTGATCGTCCGTTGCGACGTGCTCGAACCGGACACCATGGAAGGCTACTCGCGCTGTCCGCGTTCACTCGCGCTGCGCGCCGAGGCCTACCTGAAGTCCAGCGGCATCGCCGACACCGCCTACTTCGGCCCGGAGCCGGAATTCTTCGTGTTTGACGACGTCCGTTTCGGCGACTCCATCAAGGGCGCGCACTACGAGATCGACTCGCAGGAAGCGGCCTGGAACACCGGCACCGAGTACGACGGCGGCAACCCGGGTCACCGCACCCGCGTGAAAGGCGGCTACTTCCCGGTCCCGCCGGTGGATTCGCTGCACGACCTGCGTGCCGAGATGTGCCTGGTGCTGGAAAAGCTGGGCGTGCCCGTTGAAGTGCACCATCACGAAGTGGGCACCGCCGGCCAGTGTGAGATCGGCACCAAGTTCAACACGCTGACCCGCAAGGCCGATGAGCTGCTGCTGATGAAGTACGCCATTGCCAACGTCGCCCACGCCAACGGCCAGACCGCGACCTTCATGCCGAAACCGCTGGTGGGTGACAACGGCTCGGGCATGCACGTGCACCAGTCGTTGACCAAGGATGGCAAGAACCTGTTCTCCGGTGACGAGTACGGCGGCCTGTCGCAGACGGCGCTGCACTACATCGGCGGTATCTTCAAGCATGCGCGCGCCATCAACGCGTTCTCCAACGCGTCGACGAACAGCTACAAGCGCCTGGTCCCGGGCTTCGAAGCACCGGTCATGCTGGCCTACTCGGCCCGTAACCGTTCAGCTTCCGTGCGTATTCCGTGGGTCTCCAGCCCGAAAGCCCGTCGTATCGAAGTGCGCTTCGGCGACCCGGTGGGCAGCGGCTACCTGACCTTCGCCGCCATGCTGATGGCCGGCCTCGACGGCATCGTCAACAAGATCGATCCGGGCCCGGCGATGGACAAGGACCTGTACGACCTTGAGCCGGAAGAAGCCAAGGACATCCCGACCGTCTGCCATAGCCTGGACCAGGCCCTGGAAGCGCTGGATGCCGACCGCGAATTCCTCAAGGCCGGTGGCGTCTTCAGCGATGACCTCATCGACGGTTACATCGCACTGAAGATGGACGAAGTCACGCGTTTCCGCATGTCAACTCACCCCATCGAGTTCGACATGTACTATTCTTGCTAA
- a CDS encoding lysophospholipid acyltransferase family protein — MKALTLKTMAFVFSLLPAAWLSTLAWPLGALVWRVSKRLRKVSLKNLSLCYPDMAEAECEALARQSLHHYANNGLETGLAWYSSRRRFDSRFLPVVGEDSYRQALAPGKGVVLLAPHHGAWEMLGLMLSDVLAATLYKPSEDDAVNRLLVERRGRFGANLVPAGRQGLKALVRGLADGRAVAILPDQEPRAGDGRFAPFFGVPALTGVLAPRLLGRTGARALFAVCLRAPGGRYQTHFLAPHPDIYSDDLDRAVAAVNEGVERCIALAPAQYLWAYKRFRARPEGETRFY, encoded by the coding sequence ATGAAAGCACTCACCCTGAAAACCATGGCGTTCGTGTTCAGCCTGCTGCCGGCGGCCTGGCTGTCGACGCTGGCCTGGCCGCTGGGTGCGCTGGTCTGGCGCGTGTCGAAACGCCTGCGCAAGGTGAGCCTGAAGAACCTGTCGCTGTGCTACCCGGACATGGCCGAGGCCGAATGCGAGGCGCTGGCGCGGCAGTCCCTGCACCACTATGCCAACAACGGCCTGGAAACGGGCCTGGCCTGGTATTCATCGCGGCGACGCTTCGACAGCCGCTTCCTGCCCGTGGTCGGCGAGGACAGCTACCGCCAGGCACTGGCGCCCGGCAAAGGCGTCGTGCTGCTCGCGCCGCACCATGGCGCCTGGGAAATGCTGGGCCTGATGCTGTCAGACGTGCTGGCGGCGACGTTGTATAAGCCCAGCGAGGACGACGCCGTCAACCGGCTGCTGGTCGAACGGCGCGGTCGGTTCGGCGCCAACCTGGTGCCGGCGGGCCGCCAGGGGCTGAAGGCCCTGGTCAGGGGCCTGGCCGACGGTCGTGCTGTGGCGATCCTGCCGGACCAGGAGCCACGCGCCGGTGACGGCCGCTTCGCGCCGTTCTTCGGCGTGCCGGCGCTCACGGGTGTGCTGGCGCCGCGCCTGCTGGGGCGCACCGGTGCGCGGGCCCTGTTCGCGGTCTGCCTGCGAGCGCCCGGCGGACGCTACCAGACCCACTTCCTGGCCCCGCACCCGGATATCTATTCCGATGACCTGGACCGCGCCGTCGCGGCCGTGAACGAAGGGGTGGAACGCTGTATCGCGCTTGCCCCGGCCCAGTACCTGTGGGCCTACAAGCGGTTCCGGGCTCGGCCGGAGGGTGAGACGAGGTTCTACTAG
- a CDS encoding DUF4124 domain-containing protein, translating to MKDQRLRRARWLILTGVAGITMAASPVMADVYKTVDADGNVTYTDQPPGPGAEPMKLRELSVVERPEYKATKTEAEKAAVAEQAESGEENPREVLRRMQAEYRDFRLVSPTPEQSYWGTANTATVAWDTSMGLQQGMKVRIYIDEQVVTTTSQSLYSTPRLDRGEHTVRAELLDAMDQIVALAGPVTFFIHQQNVNNVVRPTPRGG from the coding sequence ATGAAGGACCAGCGATTGCGCCGCGCACGATGGCTCATCCTGACCGGGGTGGCCGGAATCACGATGGCCGCGAGCCCGGTCATGGCCGATGTCTACAAGACGGTCGATGCCGACGGCAATGTCACTTACACGGACCAGCCCCCGGGCCCCGGCGCCGAGCCGATGAAACTGCGCGAGCTGAGCGTAGTCGAGCGGCCCGAGTACAAGGCGACAAAGACCGAGGCGGAGAAGGCCGCGGTGGCCGAGCAGGCCGAGAGCGGCGAGGAAAACCCACGCGAAGTCCTGCGCCGGATGCAGGCCGAGTACCGCGATTTTCGCCTGGTCAGCCCCACCCCGGAGCAGAGCTACTGGGGTACCGCGAATACCGCCACCGTCGCCTGGGACACCAGCATGGGTCTGCAACAGGGAATGAAGGTCAGGATCTATATCGATGAGCAGGTGGTCACCACGACTTCGCAGTCACTGTACAGCACGCCGCGGCTCGATCGCGGTGAGCATACCGTGCGCGCGGAACTGCTCGACGCCATGGACCAGATCGTCGCGCTGGCCGGCCCGGTCACGTTTTTCATTCACCAGCAGAACGTCAACAACGTCGTACGACCGACGCCGCGCGGCGGCTGA
- a CDS encoding TrkH family potassium uptake protein translates to MKFAAIQRVIGALVAWSSLMMLPPAFVSWIYDDHAAYMFLLAAIVLVVVGGLIWWPVRKDARDLRLRDGFIIVAACWLVLAMVGALPFLLLPQPQMSYVDALFESMSGLTTTGATVLDHIDTLPHGILFYRQQLQWLGGMGIIVLAVAILPMLRVGGMQLFRAETPGPMKDAKLTPRIAETAKALWLLYLGITVTCTLSFWLGGMTLFDAISHAFSTVAIGGFSTHDTSFGYFDSPTLEAIAMVFMIISGMNFALHFSAWRKASAQPYFNDSELKTYAVLLAGFTVLVAFMLVYNGTFGTLGEAVRFGGFQVVSALTTTGFTTTEFHQWQGWIPLALISMAFIGGCAGSTAGGMKVIRLQLLYRHATREIHRLIHPHAVLPVKFGGYRAAESVLDAVTGFFFLFAASTALMTLLLVATGLDLLTAFTAVTACITNLGPGLGDVAYSYASLGDVAKLILSFAMLAGRLEIYTLLVLLTPAFWRD, encoded by the coding sequence CTCGTGGTCGTGGGCGGCCTGATCTGGTGGCCGGTGCGCAAGGACGCCCGCGACCTGCGCCTGCGCGACGGCTTCATCATCGTCGCCGCCTGCTGGCTGGTGCTGGCCATGGTCGGTGCATTGCCGTTCCTGCTGCTGCCGCAGCCGCAGATGAGTTACGTGGACGCCCTGTTCGAATCCATGTCCGGCCTGACGACCACCGGCGCCACAGTGCTCGACCATATCGACACCCTGCCGCATGGCATCCTGTTCTATCGCCAGCAGCTGCAGTGGCTGGGCGGCATGGGCATCATCGTGCTGGCGGTGGCCATCCTGCCGATGCTGCGCGTTGGCGGCATGCAGTTGTTCCGCGCGGAGACCCCGGGGCCCATGAAAGACGCCAAGCTCACGCCGCGCATCGCCGAAACGGCCAAGGCGCTGTGGCTGCTGTACCTGGGCATCACGGTCACCTGCACGCTGTCGTTCTGGCTGGGCGGCATGACCTTGTTCGACGCGATCAGTCACGCCTTCAGCACCGTCGCCATCGGCGGCTTCTCGACCCATGACACCAGCTTCGGCTATTTCGACAGCCCCACGCTGGAAGCCATTGCCATGGTGTTCATGATCATCTCGGGGATGAACTTCGCGCTGCACTTCTCGGCCTGGCGAAAAGCCAGCGCACAGCCCTATTTCAACGATTCGGAACTGAAAACCTACGCAGTACTGCTGGCAGGCTTCACGGTGCTGGTGGCCTTCATGCTGGTCTATAACGGCACCTTCGGCACGCTGGGCGAAGCCGTGCGTTTTGGCGGTTTCCAGGTGGTTTCGGCATTGACCACGACCGGGTTCACGACCACCGAATTCCACCAGTGGCAGGGCTGGATCCCGCTGGCGTTGATCTCGATGGCGTTTATTGGCGGCTGCGCCGGCAGCACGGCCGGCGGCATGAAAGTCATCCGCCTGCAATTGCTTTACCGCCACGCCACCCGCGAGATTCACCGCCTGATTCACCCGCACGCCGTGTTGCCAGTGAAGTTCGGGGGCTACAGGGCCGCCGAGTCCGTGCTTGATGCCGTGACCGGCTTCTTCTTCCTGTTCGCGGCCAGCACGGCGCTGATGACGCTGCTGCTGGTCGCCACCGGGCTGGACCTGCTGACGGCGTTCACGGCGGTGACGGCTTGCATTACCAACCTGGGCCCGGGCCTGGGCGACGTGGCTTACTCTTACGCCAGCCTGGGCGATGTCGCCAAGCTGATCCTGTCTTTCGCAATGCTGGCCGGGCGACTGGAGATCTACACCCTGCTGGTGCTGTTGACCCCGGCATTCTGGCGCGATTGA
- a CDS encoding two-component system sensor histidine kinase NtrB — protein MSLIEELDTAVVELDAANCILRVNGAAEQCLSANRDRLAGHPIDRIWGIPEPLYVALQDIRTDYRPRRLHECKMAGGFYDCHIGVLDAGHLLLEFHSTGWSRQQQQLQQMEVQTGLLNLLRRNLGHEIRNPLGGIRGAAQMLVAELEERELGTLAQLIIREVDRVEELIQSFWQPQMEREPLDIHRALEEALQLLETEHGFKINVVRDYDPSIPEVNGDGTAIRQLFVNLARNAAQSGATTISARTRVEHDSALFEHSGYLIRVDVEDDGDGVPERLRPLLFLPMVTGRRDGTGLGLALAQQIAADHGGLMSYDALEHGSRFTLRIPARENGHE, from the coding sequence ATGAGCCTCATCGAGGAACTGGACACCGCCGTGGTGGAACTGGATGCGGCCAACTGTATCCTGCGGGTCAACGGTGCCGCCGAGCAGTGCCTCTCGGCCAACCGTGACCGCCTTGCGGGGCACCCCATCGACCGGATCTGGGGCATACCCGAACCCCTTTACGTCGCCCTGCAGGACATTCGTACCGACTATCGACCCCGGCGGCTGCACGAGTGCAAGATGGCCGGTGGCTTCTATGACTGTCACATCGGTGTGCTTGATGCTGGCCACCTGCTGCTCGAATTTCACAGCACCGGCTGGAGCCGCCAGCAACAGCAACTCCAGCAGATGGAGGTGCAGACCGGCCTGCTGAACCTGCTGCGCCGCAACCTGGGTCACGAGATCCGCAACCCGCTGGGCGGTATCCGCGGCGCGGCCCAGATGCTGGTCGCGGAACTGGAAGAACGTGAGCTGGGCACGCTGGCGCAGCTGATTATTCGTGAAGTCGACCGGGTCGAGGAGCTGATCCAGAGTTTCTGGCAGCCGCAGATGGAGCGCGAGCCGCTCGATATTCACCGTGCGCTCGAAGAGGCGCTGCAACTGCTCGAGACCGAGCATGGTTTCAAGATCAATGTCGTGCGTGACTATGACCCCAGCATTCCCGAGGTCAATGGTGATGGCACGGCAATCCGCCAGCTGTTCGTCAACCTGGCGCGCAACGCGGCGCAGTCCGGCGCCACTACCATTTCCGCCCGCACCCGTGTCGAGCATGACTCGGCACTGTTCGAGCACAGCGGTTACCTGATTCGCGTCGATGTCGAGGACGATGGCGATGGCGTGCCCGAGCGGTTACGTCCGCTACTTTTCCTGCCCATGGTGACCGGCCGGCGCGATGGCACCGGTTTGGGACTGGCGCTGGCCCAACAGATCGCGGCCGATCACGGAGGACTCATGAGCTATGACGCACTGGAGCACGGAAGCCGCTTCACACTCCGAATACCTGCACGGGAGAACGGCCATGAGTGA
- a CDS encoding undecaprenyl-diphosphate phosphatase, translated as MTALQVVVLAIVQGLTEFLPVSSSAHLVLVGQLAGWEDQGLVLDVAAHLGTLLAVVAWFHRDLLRMAAAVFGAGPGERVQQDRRLALTLLTACLPVLLVGALAFDAVSTYLRDIRVVAATTLIFGVLLWIADRFAPANKAIEQLGLRPGLAIGVAQVLALVPGVSRSGITITMARALGFDALSAARFSFLLSIPVIAAAGLFGAWEIASGAVKVPWGAFWATVILSAAAGWACISVFLALLERVGLTPFVIYRLVLGVALLAVIYSAP; from the coding sequence ATGACCGCGTTACAGGTCGTGGTCCTGGCCATTGTCCAGGGCCTGACCGAGTTCCTGCCCGTATCGAGTTCCGCGCACCTGGTGCTGGTCGGCCAGCTTGCGGGATGGGAGGACCAGGGGCTGGTGCTGGACGTGGCCGCCCACCTGGGCACGCTGCTGGCCGTGGTGGCCTGGTTTCACAGGGACCTGCTGCGCATGGCGGCCGCCGTGTTCGGCGCCGGCCCGGGTGAGCGTGTGCAACAGGACCGTCGACTGGCGCTGACGCTGTTGACCGCCTGCCTGCCCGTGCTGCTGGTGGGCGCGCTGGCCTTTGACGCGGTCTCCACCTATCTTCGTGATATCCGCGTGGTCGCGGCCACCACCCTCATTTTCGGGGTCCTGCTTTGGATCGCCGACCGCTTCGCACCCGCCAACAAGGCGATCGAACAGCTGGGCCTGCGCCCTGGCCTGGCCATCGGCGTCGCCCAGGTCCTGGCGCTGGTGCCCGGGGTGTCGCGTTCGGGCATCACCATTACCATGGCGCGGGCGCTGGGGTTCGACGCCCTGTCCGCAGCACGCTTCTCCTTCCTGCTGTCGATCCCCGTGATTGCCGCGGCGGGCCTTTTTGGTGCATGGGAAATCGCCAGCGGCGCGGTGAAGGTGCCCTGGGGGGCGTTCTGGGCCACCGTCATACTGTCTGCGGCCGCGGGTTGGGCCTGCATCTCCGTGTTTCTTGCCCTTCTTGAGCGCGTTGGGCTGACGCCATTCGTGATTTACCGCCTTGTTCTGGGTGTCGCACTGCTGGCTGTCATCTACAGCGCACCGTAA
- the dtd gene encoding D-aminoacyl-tRNA deacylase — translation MIALLQRVSEATVLVKQVDVTREAGAIGAGLVVLVGVEKGDTAAQAERLLERLLAYRVFPDHAGKMNLNIEQVGGELMLVSQFTLAANTRSGNRPSFTSAADPETGRQLFDYLLALARSRLGTCATGEFGAHMMVRLVNDGPVTFRLRVPPEPTDN, via the coding sequence ATGATCGCATTATTGCAAAGGGTATCGGAAGCCACGGTGCTTGTGAAACAGGTCGACGTCACCCGCGAAGCCGGCGCCATCGGCGCCGGGCTGGTGGTCCTTGTGGGCGTGGAAAAAGGCGACACCGCCGCCCAGGCCGAACGGTTGCTGGAGCGCCTGCTGGCTTACCGCGTGTTTCCCGACCACGCCGGAAAGATGAACCTGAATATCGAACAGGTAGGCGGCGAGCTGATGCTGGTGTCGCAGTTTACACTGGCGGCCAATACCCGTAGCGGCAATCGCCCCAGCTTTACCTCGGCGGCCGACCCCGAGACCGGGCGCCAGCTGTTCGACTACCTGCTCGCGCTCGCACGTTCCCGTCTGGGTACCTGCGCGACCGGGGAATTTGGCGCCCACATGATGGTCAGACTGGTCAATGACGGCCCCGTGACTTTCAGGCTCCGGGTGCCGCCGGAACCAACCGACAACTGA
- the ntrC gene encoding nitrogen regulation protein NR(I) — protein sequence MSERPLVWVNDDDEAIRFVLERALSRAEYRVSTFSTVGELNEALTKGSPDVILTDIRLPDADGLTVLDALRAEQREIPVIAMTGFSDLDQAVTAFQKGVFDYLPKPFDLDQVLSTVASAVVHRPASTRPAPKEPDSRMIGDSPAMQEVFRTIGRLSRSNISVLITGETGSGKEVVARALHEHSPRSGGPFVAINTAAIPSELLESELFGHERGSFTGAHSRRHGRFEEAAGGTLFLDEIGDMPLTLQTRLLRVLAEGDYYRVGGRDLLKADVRVIAATHQNLDAHISDGSFREDLYHRLNVITISMPPLRERTSDIPALAEHFLEQAAIEMGLEVKTLRPETISLLKSQPWPGNVRQLQNVCQQLCVMAPGEQVFPEDLPAELSVAGPSQGRDDDPWQEHLRAWVREALPTGQQDLMVTVRDDMEQVLFEEALDYTGGKRVDAARVLGVGRNTLTRKLKDRDDED from the coding sequence ATGAGTGAACGGCCGCTGGTCTGGGTCAATGATGACGACGAGGCCATCCGCTTTGTACTCGAGCGCGCGTTGTCGCGGGCCGAGTACCGGGTCTCCACGTTTTCCACCGTCGGCGAACTCAACGAGGCGCTAACCAAGGGCTCGCCGGACGTGATCCTGACCGACATCCGCCTGCCGGATGCCGACGGCCTGACGGTGCTTGATGCGCTGCGCGCCGAACAACGGGAAATCCCGGTGATCGCCATGACCGGTTTTTCCGACCTCGACCAGGCCGTCACCGCGTTCCAGAAAGGCGTGTTCGATTACCTGCCCAAGCCGTTCGACCTGGACCAGGTGTTGTCCACGGTCGCCAGTGCCGTGGTCCATCGCCCGGCCTCGACGCGGCCGGCGCCGAAGGAACCGGACAGCCGCATGATCGGCGATTCGCCGGCCATGCAGGAGGTGTTCCGCACTATCGGCCGGCTGTCGCGCTCGAACATCAGCGTACTGATCACCGGCGAGACTGGTTCCGGCAAGGAAGTGGTCGCACGGGCGCTGCACGAGCACAGCCCGCGCTCCGGCGGGCCGTTCGTGGCCATCAATACCGCGGCTATCCCGTCAGAGCTGCTGGAGTCAGAGCTGTTTGGCCACGAGCGCGGTTCGTTCACCGGCGCGCACTCGCGCCGCCACGGACGGTTCGAGGAAGCCGCCGGTGGCACGCTGTTCCTGGACGAAATCGGCGACATGCCGCTGACCCTGCAGACGCGCCTGCTGCGCGTACTGGCCGAGGGAGACTACTACCGGGTGGGTGGGCGGGACCTGCTGAAGGCGGATGTCCGCGTGATCGCCGCCACGCACCAGAACCTGGATGCGCATATCTCCGACGGCTCGTTTCGTGAGGACCTGTACCACCGCCTGAACGTCATCACCATTTCCATGCCGCCGCTGCGCGAGCGCACCAGCGACATTCCGGCGCTGGCTGAGCACTTTCTTGAGCAGGCCGCCATCGAGATGGGGTTGGAAGTGAAGACGCTGAGGCCCGAAACCATCAGCCTGCTGAAGTCACAGCCCTGGCCCGGCAATGTTCGCCAGTTGCAGAACGTCTGCCAGCAACTGTGTGTCATGGCGCCGGGTGAGCAGGTCTTCCCGGAGGACCTGCCGGCGGAACTGTCAGTGGCAGGCCCATCCCAGGGTCGTGACGATGACCCCTGGCAGGAACACCTGCGGGCCTGGGTCAGGGAAGCCCTGCCCACCGGCCAGCAAGACCTGATGGTCACGGTCCGGGATGACATGGAGCAGGTATTGTTCGAAGAGGCCCTGGATTACACCGGTGGCAAGCGCGTTGATGCCGCCAGGGTGCTGGGTGTTGGCCGCAATACCCTGACCCGTAAACTGAAGGACCGCGACGACGAAGACTGA